The Candidatus Paceibacterota bacterium region TTATTCATAGTGTTTTTTTTAATGATTAATTCGACCACTACTAGCTTGGGTTCAATTATATAATAAGCCGTATATTACGCAATGGGCTATCTTGCGAAATCAATAGTGCGAGTTTCGCGGATGACAGTGATCTTTATTTCACCTGGATACTTGAGGTCATTTTCTATTTTCAGGGCTATATTACGGGCTAAATCGTGAGATTCGAGATCCGTGAGCTCAGACGGAGTAACAAAAACTCGAATCTCACGGCCAGCTTGCAAGGCGTAAGCCTTTTCAACTCCTTTGAAGCCGGTGGCGATAGCCTCAAGATCACCAAGACGTTTTAGATAGTTTTCTATATTATCATGACGAGCCCCTGGACGACCTCCAGAGATAGCATCGGCGGTCTGAACAATAATAGACTCTATAGTTTCATAGGGATATTCTTCATGATGAGCCTGCATCGCCTTGATGACATCTTCGCTAGCTCCAAATTTTTGTAGGATGCGGCGGCCAATATCGACATGAGTGCCCTGCACTTCATGATCAAGAGCCTTACCAATGTCATGTAGAAGGGCCCCTGCTTTGGCTACAAGCACATTGGCACCGAGCTCTTCAGCAATCATGCCAGCAATATGAGCCATTTCTACGGAATGATGAAGGACATTTTGGCCATAACTAGTCCGAAAATGTAGACGACCGAGGATAGAGACAATACGAGGGTCGAGGTTGAGCACTCCTGTCTCATAAACAGCTTGCTCACCTTTTTCCTTGATGATTTTATTGACGTTTGCTTTAGCGTTCTCCACTTCCTTTTCAATTTTGGCTGGCTGAATGCGGCCATCAGCTATAAGGGCTTCGAGGGCCACTCTAGCTACTTGGCGGCGAATAGGATCAAATGAAGAAATGGTGATAGAACCGGGGCTGTCATCTACGATCACCTCTACGCCCGTCTCCCTTTCGAAG contains the following coding sequences:
- a CDS encoding HDIG domain-containing protein; this encodes MIVDDSPGSITISSFDPIRRQVARVALEALIADGRIQPAKIEKEVENAKANVNKIIKEKGEQAVYETGVLNLDPRIVSILGRLHFRTSYGQNVLHHSVEMAHIAGMIAEELGANVLVAKAGALLHDIGKALDHEVQGTHVDIGRRILQKFGASEDVIKAMQAHHEEYPYETIESIIVQTADAISGGRPGARHDNIENYLKRLGDLEAIATGFKGVEKAYALQAGREIRVFVTPSELTDLESHDLARNIALKIENDLKYPGEIKITVIRETRTIDFAR